From the Paenibacillus sp. FSL H8-0548 genome, one window contains:
- the fni gene encoding type 2 isopentenyl-diphosphate Delta-isomerase has protein sequence MTIDQQAATAKRKGEHIRICLQEQVNSVGIETGLERYRFKHNALPELSFGEIKLNTEWFGKKLGAPLLVSSMTGGTDEAGAINRRLAVVAEARGWAIGLGSMRAAIENEQLAASFSIRKDAPSVPVIANIGAVQLNYGFGVDSCRRAVDIAEADALVLHLNSMQEVFQPEGDTDFRNLLTAIEQVCKRSNVPIGIKEVGWGIDADTAEALVGVGVAFIDAAGAGGTSWSQVEKFRSTDEMRKQAAEAFADWGIPTAESVAEIRMRLPQANIIASGGLRTGVDAAKAIGLGANLAGFGRVLLPQAANSSQQVSQEQLLQQFERIEFELQTAMFGIGAASIDELRHTSRLLLK, from the coding sequence ATGACAATAGATCAGCAAGCAGCTACCGCGAAGCGCAAAGGCGAGCATATCCGCATTTGCTTGCAGGAGCAAGTGAACAGCGTAGGCATTGAAACGGGCTTGGAGCGGTATCGGTTTAAACATAATGCGCTGCCGGAGCTTTCATTTGGTGAGATCAAGCTGAATACCGAATGGTTCGGGAAGAAGCTTGGTGCTCCATTGCTCGTCAGCTCGATGACGGGTGGAACGGATGAGGCAGGTGCGATTAATCGTCGTTTGGCTGTAGTAGCGGAAGCAAGAGGTTGGGCGATCGGTCTTGGCTCTATGCGTGCAGCGATTGAAAATGAACAGCTAGCGGCTTCTTTTTCTATCCGCAAGGATGCCCCTTCCGTTCCTGTCATTGCGAATATTGGAGCGGTTCAGCTTAATTATGGCTTTGGCGTTGACTCCTGTCGCAGAGCGGTGGACATTGCGGAAGCGGATGCGCTCGTGCTGCATCTTAACAGTATGCAGGAGGTATTTCAGCCTGAAGGAGACACGGATTTCCGGAATTTGTTGACGGCGATAGAGCAGGTATGCAAGCGCTCTAACGTTCCTATAGGGATCAAAGAGGTAGGCTGGGGAATTGACGCAGATACGGCTGAAGCACTTGTCGGTGTGGGCGTAGCCTTTATCGATGCAGCAGGCGCGGGAGGCACCTCATGGAGTCAGGTTGAGAAATTTCGATCAACCGACGAGATGAGAAAGCAAGCAGCAGAAGCGTTTGCAGACTGGGGCATACCGACCGCTGAGAGTGTGGCGGAGATACGGATGCGCTTGCCGCAAGCGAATATTATTGCAAGCGGCGGCTTGCGAACAGGTGTTGATGCAGCTAAAGCTATTGGGCTTGGTGCTAACCTAGCAGGCTTTGGGCGAGTTCTGCTGCCGCAAGCGGCAAACAGCAGTCAACAGGTATCGCAGGAGCAGCTGCTTCAGCAATTTGAGCGAATTGAATTCGAATTGCAAACCGCGATGTTTGGTATCGGCGCAGCCTCGATTGATGAACTGCGGCACACGAGCAGACTGCTCCTGAAATAG
- the nagB gene encoding glucosamine-6-phosphate deaminase, with amino-acid sequence MEIIIFDTQQELDIYAADLLISVVNEKPDAVLGLATGSTPIGIYDKIVEKFNEKKVSFKEATTFNLDEYVGIGPENDQSYAYYMNKHLFSHIDIPAAQTYLPNGMAANMEEESARYDAMIQAKPIDIQLLGLGHNGHIGFNEPDDNLTGGTHSVKLKEETRLANARFFASMEEVPGYAITMGVGSILKSNTIILAVRGADKAEIVKEALTGPITTSVPASLLQTHARVIVLLDREAGRLLG; translated from the coding sequence ATGGAGATCATCATATTTGATACACAGCAAGAATTAGACATCTATGCAGCAGATTTGCTCATAAGCGTCGTAAATGAGAAACCAGATGCAGTTCTCGGTCTTGCAACAGGTTCGACACCGATCGGAATATATGACAAAATAGTAGAGAAATTCAACGAGAAGAAGGTTAGCTTCAAGGAAGCCACCACTTTTAATCTAGACGAATATGTTGGCATCGGTCCGGAAAATGATCAGAGCTACGCTTATTATATGAATAAGCATTTATTTTCTCATATCGATATCCCTGCCGCTCAAACCTATCTTCCTAACGGTATGGCAGCGAATATGGAAGAAGAATCTGCACGCTATGATGCTATGATTCAAGCCAAACCTATCGATATCCAGCTTCTTGGCCTTGGACATAACGGTCATATCGGCTTTAATGAGCCTGATGATAATCTAACTGGAGGCACCCATTCCGTTAAGCTCAAGGAGGAAACTAGGCTAGCCAATGCACGCTTCTTCGCTTCAATGGAGGAGGTTCCGGGTTATGCGATAACGATGGGTGTTGGCTCTATTTTGAAATCGAATACGATCATATTAGCCGTACGCGGGGCGGACAAAGCGGAAATTGTAAAAGAAGCATTAACTGGTCCGATTACAACAAGCGTTCCAGCTTCTTTGCTTCAAACACATGCACGCGTAATCGTTCTGCTCGATCGCGAGGCAGGAAGGTTGTTGGGTTAA
- the nagA gene encoding N-acetylglucosamine-6-phosphate deacetylase produces MAEGTTSWIIHNVNIVLEDGVAAGSVVVQNGKIVEVAADGNKDTAPVSADGLQIIDGGGGWLLPGFIDVHVHGGFGADFMDASSDSFDTITKFHASQGTTGMLATTMTASKEAIEAVLRAVDHYRSSEMPYTALYGVHLEGPFISEKWPGAQNPDHIIDPQLEWMKQWQAKWPSLIKQLTLAPEKMGALETIAWLAEQGINTACGHTDALYAEIIAAADAGLSQAVHTYNAMRGLHHREPGALGAVLTDSRIAAELIADGIHVHPGAIRLLLAAKPADKIILITDAMSAAGMPDGEYSLGGLAVIMKDNEARLLEGNALAGSCLTMIGAVRFMLENTDMTIAEVSRLASGNAAKQLDINDRTGSIICGKQADLVWTDAQLRIQQTWVQGRSVYHNQKQ; encoded by the coding sequence ATGGCGGAAGGCACGACTAGCTGGATCATTCATAATGTCAATATCGTACTTGAGGATGGCGTCGCTGCTGGCAGCGTCGTCGTTCAAAACGGTAAAATAGTAGAGGTTGCTGCGGATGGCAACAAGGACACTGCCCCCGTGTCTGCTGACGGTCTTCAGATTATTGATGGCGGTGGCGGCTGGCTGCTGCCTGGTTTTATTGACGTTCATGTGCATGGAGGCTTCGGCGCTGACTTTATGGATGCAAGCAGCGATAGCTTTGATACGATTACAAAGTTCCATGCTTCACAGGGCACGACCGGCATGCTGGCTACAACGATGACCGCTTCCAAGGAGGCGATCGAAGCTGTACTGCGTGCTGTCGATCATTATCGCAGCAGCGAGATGCCTTACACTGCTTTGTACGGTGTACATTTGGAAGGCCCTTTTATAAGCGAGAAGTGGCCAGGTGCACAAAATCCCGATCACATTATTGACCCGCAGCTCGAATGGATGAAGCAGTGGCAGGCCAAGTGGCCTTCCCTTATTAAACAGCTAACCCTTGCACCTGAGAAGATGGGTGCTCTCGAAACGATCGCTTGGCTTGCAGAGCAGGGCATTAATACGGCGTGCGGCCATACCGACGCCTTATATGCCGAGATCATTGCTGCGGCAGATGCAGGTCTGTCTCAGGCTGTACACACCTATAACGCCATGCGGGGACTGCATCACCGTGAGCCAGGTGCCCTGGGCGCCGTACTTACGGATTCACGCATAGCAGCGGAGCTCATTGCTGATGGCATACATGTGCATCCAGGAGCGATACGGCTGCTGCTCGCCGCCAAGCCCGCGGATAAGATTATTTTGATTACCGATGCCATGTCAGCGGCAGGCATGCCCGACGGCGAGTATAGCCTTGGCGGCTTAGCGGTCATTATGAAGGACAACGAAGCACGTTTGCTTGAAGGCAATGCTTTGGCAGGCAGCTGCTTGACGATGATTGGTGCCGTACGCTTCATGCTTGAGAATACAGACATGACCATTGCTGAGGTGAGCCGCCTTGCGAGCGGCAATGCCGCGAAGCAGCTTGACATTAACGACCGTACTGGCTCCATTATCTGCGGCAAGCAAGCCGATCTTGTATGGACAGATGCACAGCTGCGTATCCAGCAAACTTGGGTGCAGGGGCGTTCTGTTTATCACAATCAGAAGCAATAG
- a CDS encoding Ger(x)C family spore germination protein: protein MNAYIRIALASLIIGMLGGCGFKDIDKRFFVVAIGIDASENEKKPYRITLQLAIPSPSIEPGASKTQIETIDAPSIAEGVRMLKAYVDKELDFGHCKIYIVGEKVVKTNYQDTLQWMMRRRDIQNIANIAIGRPDAASILKVIPISERYPGNTLFLSFGADGTESSYTYVETLSDLSRRATEQGLDPLMPIIMKNKESSFIINQTALLDKKRIKLVLSPTEAQIYNQLANDFTKSSMHGMFEGSDLVVAITNIRSKFRIGKQNGKDTITMDVKMKVVFEEAPRGIFTDQWTSVQQNLNQEYAKSCVALLRKIQKAGVDPIGFGLRYRATHPKPDSWKEWESIYPEIEFVVRPNIIIEGTGLIK from the coding sequence TCGTTGCGATTGGCATTGATGCATCAGAAAATGAAAAGAAGCCATACCGTATCACCCTTCAGCTCGCAATCCCCTCCCCGAGCATCGAGCCGGGAGCATCCAAAACGCAAATTGAAACCATCGATGCTCCAAGCATCGCCGAGGGCGTTCGCATGCTGAAAGCCTATGTAGATAAAGAGCTCGACTTTGGGCATTGCAAAATTTATATCGTCGGTGAGAAGGTCGTAAAAACGAATTATCAGGATACACTTCAATGGATGATGCGAAGAAGAGATATTCAAAATATCGCTAATATTGCTATTGGCAGACCGGATGCGGCAAGCATACTAAAAGTAATACCTATTTCTGAGCGTTATCCAGGAAATACGCTGTTTTTAAGCTTTGGTGCAGATGGGACAGAATCATCTTATACGTATGTAGAAACGTTATCAGACTTATCCAGAAGAGCTACAGAACAAGGATTGGACCCCTTAATGCCTATTATTATGAAAAATAAAGAGTCAAGCTTCATTATTAATCAAACCGCGCTGCTCGACAAAAAAAGAATCAAGCTCGTACTATCCCCTACTGAGGCGCAGATATATAACCAGCTAGCCAATGATTTCACCAAATCGTCCATGCACGGCATGTTTGAAGGCTCGGATCTTGTTGTGGCTATCACTAACATTCGTTCTAAGTTTCGCATAGGAAAACAAAATGGCAAGGATACGATTACGATGGATGTGAAAATGAAAGTCGTTTTCGAGGAAGCTCCCAGAGGGATATTTACCGATCAATGGACATCCGTTCAGCAAAATCTTAATCAGGAATATGCCAAGTCATGTGTCGCCCTGCTGCGGAAGATTCAGAAAGCGGGCGTTGACCCCATTGGCTTTGGTCTTCGGTATCGTGCAACTCATCCAAAACCCGACTCCTGGAAGGAGTGGGAGTCGATCTACCCGGAAATTGAATTCGTGGTACGACCGAATATTATTATCGAAGGCACAGGGCTTATCAAATAA